In Chitinophaga oryzae, the sequence TTATAGGAGCGCATATCGCCCAGCAACCGCACAAAACAACGTTCGTTGAACTTAACGAATTCTTTGGCGATACGTTTGGGGTTAAAATCCATTCTGTCGAGATAATGCAGGATAAACTGATCACCGGGCACGCCGGCAATATGTTCTTCCACCAGGGTATTGCCGTCGATCAGGAAGTTCATCCAGTAGGGCGACAGGATGTGTTCCAGTTCGAGCCCGTAGATACGGGAAGCGTCGGCTACCTTGATGTAGAAATAGTCATATACCTCGTTGTAATTATTGACAATTTTAATACGGAACGGATGGGAATTCCCAAAAGTGCAGTAGTCGATCCGTTCTATGTGCAGGTGCTCTTCCGCAGTCTGATCACCACCAGCCTTCAGGATGGAGTAAATCCGTTTCAAACCGGCATGAATGGCGCTCATGGTGCTCTGCGGATAAAACACGGTTTCCCAGAGCGTATCCTTACCATCCTTGTCGTATACGGAAATGGAGTGCTCATAATAGCGCAGTTCCTGGTAAGTCAGGGGCAGCTTCACCTCCCGCTCATACAATTTAAGGTAGTTACGGAAAGCCTCGTTGATCGGGAAGAAGATCTTCTTTTTGGAGATTGTCTGCATCACGCTAAGAATATAAGATAATATTAAGAACGCCAGGAAGCGGAGATTTACCGGAAGACCAGCCTCTAACCGGCGCTTATAAAGTTAATCACTTTTTATAAAAAGCTAAGGAGCAAAGACCATCAGCTATTATATGCTGTATGCTGGTCTTCGCTCCTTAGCGTTCTTAATATTATCTTTACGTTCCTTTGCGTGACTATTTTTTCTTTTTCTTGTCCGCTTTGGCTTTTTCCTCTTTGCACTCCGCCACTTTGCGGCATTTCTCCTGCGCGTCTACCACAGCGATGTTCACCATGTTTACGATCTGCCTTACCGTGCTGCCCAGTTGCAGGATGTGCACCGGTTTTTTCATTCCCAGCAGTACCGGGCCGATGGCGTCGAAGCCGGCTACTTCCTGCAGCAGGTTATACGCTACGTTACCGGCGGTGAGGTTCGGGAAGATGAGGGTATTTACTTCCTCGTTCATCAGTTCGGTGAACGGATAGTTGTCTTTCAGGATCTCCTTGTTGAAAGCCATTGCGGCCTGGATTTCACCATCTACCACCAGCTGGGGATCGCGTTGTTTCACGATTTCGCGTGCTTTGGCTACCAGCTGGGCTTCCGGCGTTTGACTGGAGCCGAAGTTGGAGTAAGACAGCATGGCGATACGGGGCGCAATGTTGAAGTGTTTCACTTCTTTCGCCACCATCAGGGTGATGTCTGCCAGTTCTTCCGCAGTAGGATTGAAGTTGACCGTGGTATCCGCGAGGAACAGCGGTCCGCGTTTGGTATTGATGATATACATACCAGCCACGCGTTTCACGCCTTCTTCCATGCCTATCACCTGCAAGGCCGGACGGATGGTGTCAGGGTACTTGCGGGTAAGGCCGGAAATCAGGGCGTCAGCTTCTCCGGTTTCCACCATCATGCAGCCGAAGTAATTGCGTTCGCGCATGATTTTACGGGCTTCGTAAAGGTTAAAGCCTTTACGTTTGCGTTTTTCGAAGAAGAGATCGCCAAACTGGTGACGTTTTGCCTGCATTTCATCGCTTTTGGGGTCGATGATCACCACGTCGTCAATTTCGATGGAGTTTTCGAGCATGATCTGGCGGATGCGGGATTCGTTACCCAGCAGGATCGGGAAGGCGATGCCTTCGTCGTTCACTACCTGTGCGGCTTTCAGGATTTTTACGTTGTCGGCTTCCGCGAACACGACCTTGCGCGGGTCGCGGCGGGCTTTGGTGCCGATCACCCTGAACAGCTGGTTATCCAGGCCCAGACGGTTGTTGAGCTCCTGCTTGTACCCTTCCCAGTCAGTGATAGGGTTGTGCGCCACACCGCTTTCCATAGCGGCTTTTGCTACTGCAGGGGCTACGGTGCTTAACAGGCGGGGGTCCAGCGGTTTGGGAATAATATATTTAGGTCCGAAAACGATGTTTCTTTCGTTGTAGGCCAGGTTCACGATATCCGGCACGGGGGTTTTGGCCAGTTCGGCAAGCGCCCGTACCGCGGCCAGTTTCATGGCTTCGTTGATTTGGGTG encodes:
- a CDS encoding NADP-dependent malic enzyme — translated: MARKLNKQDALDYHAKGRPGKIEVIPTKDTKTQWDLSLAYSPGVAEPCKEIHRDVENVYKYTAKGNLVGVISNGTAVLGLGDIGPEAGKPVMEGKAVLFKIFADIDVFDIELNTKDPDSFVAAVKALEPTFGGINLEDIKSPECFEIEDRLRKELKIPVMHDDQHGTAIISAAALLNALDLVKKKVDKVKIVVNGAGAAAMACVRLYVALGAKPENFILFDKDGVLNKTRTDLTERHMQFATTSKISTLTEAMKGADVFLGLSVGNVVTPEMVKSMAKNPIVFAMANPDPEIAYDTAIASRPDIIMATGRSDYPNQVNNVLGFPYIFRGALDVRATQINEAMKLAAVRALAELAKTPVPDIVNLAYNERNIVFGPKYIIPKPLDPRLLSTVAPAVAKAAMESGVAHNPITDWEGYKQELNNRLGLDNQLFRVIGTKARRDPRKVVFAEADNVKILKAAQVVNDEGIAFPILLGNESRIRQIMLENSIEIDDVVIIDPKSDEMQAKRHQFGDLFFEKRKRKGFNLYEARKIMRERNYFGCMMVETGEADALISGLTRKYPDTIRPALQVIGMEEGVKRVAGMYIINTKRGPLFLADTTVNFNPTAEELADITLMVAKEVKHFNIAPRIAMLSYSNFGSSQTPEAQLVAKAREIVKQRDPQLVVDGEIQAAMAFNKEILKDNYPFTELMNEEVNTLIFPNLTAGNVAYNLLQEVAGFDAIGPVLLGMKKPVHILQLGSTVRQIVNMVNIAVVDAQEKCRKVAECKEEKAKADKKKKK